GGTTACATACTCTTTTAGGTGCTTGGAGATGGGGTTCAAATAAAATGATGGAACCGCACTCGTGGGGATTCTGCAAAAAATCCAAATGACCttggtttctcttttcttctgcaCAAAACATTGGTCCATCTGACAAAAATTTGCAAgttaaatcttaaatttttatcttttattctGTTGGCAAGTTTTACACCCATATGTCCAGGTGCTTTCTCCTATGGTTTAATGCTTGCTCATTCTAGTAAGCATCAAAATTTAGTTATCATTTGGTCTTCCTGTTTTCGacttgattcaatttgggtctGCATACATATATACTCCACGGCCTTATTATAACCCTAAAGGGAGTTACCGCCATTTATCCATAGAGTTGTCAACATCCAGCAATATTCAATGCCGATAAAGTTCCGAGCTAACGGCAGATTTTGGTGGTTGTGTAGTAGAAGCAGTTGACATTAGATTGATTTAGTCACAATTGCAGCTATCTCTACTTATTTTTATTGAGCCTTTTGCGTTCCCTCTCAACTGCTTTATGATTGGGTTTGATACTCTCTTATGTCGGGAAGCTACAGGAAATATATAGCTTTAACCACTACTGCCGTAGTCAATACTTTTCTGCTTCCAACAACTGCCACAATTGACTTGGGTTCTCTTCTCATGCACGGGATCATCTTTTTTCTCCAGCTTCTTTTATTGACACTCAGTTCACCTCGGAAAATGATCCCCCCTAACCAGCCTAAGATAAACTCGCATAGTTATGGATTCACACACATCCATGCTAATATCTCAAGTCCGACATCAGTAAATAGAGAATTCTTATGGAGTGATTCATAAGTTAACACCCATTCTCAAAATGGTCACCATCTTGTATGGTTACTCAGAGTACTTCTTTAAGGGTTTTGCCCATTATTTCTATTCATCGAACTTAAACACGATTTGGATCGGAATGGAATACAGGACGGTAATTAGCTTTTCCTCCGAATTTACAATGGTCATGCTCTTCAATTGCACTTGAATACTTGACCTACATAGCTTCTTATTCAGATCAACAAACTGAGTATCTTACGAAAAGGTAATAACTTTGCTGGTCACATGTATTCAATCTTCTGTTTAGACAGAACTAAGCTCAACTCATGGGATCCTTACAAAGTCAACAAACAGGAGCTGATCCCCTCGAGCTTTTTTTCTCCCGAACTCAGCTTAAACATTCATACAGAAGGGGCAGGGCCAGGGGTGAGTTTTGAGAAGTCAAGTCaagattctttttattttggttgaagAAGTAAAGTCAAGAGgaccttattattatttttattttacgcAAGATATTGGAACTTTTAGCTCAGTTAATTCCCTTAATTTACTAGTAGGTGGAAAAGTTTTGTTGAGTGATTCATAAGTCAACACCCATTCTCAAATGGTCACCACCTTATATGATTACTCCGAATATTTTCTTTAGAGTTTGGCCCGTCACTTTTATTCATCGGATTTAAACATGAATTGAATCGGAATGGAATAAAAGGCAGCAAAATAGCTTTTCTCCGATTTTGCAGCGGTTATGCTCTTTTAACTGCACTTGAATACTTGACCTACATAGCCTCTCATTCAGATCAACAACCTGGGTATTTTACGGAAAGGTAATTACTTTGTTGGTCATATCTATTCAATCTTCTGTTTAGACAGAATTAAGCTCAACTCATGGGATTTTTACAAAGTAAATGAAACAGGAGCTGATCCacttgaaccttttttttttttctttcccaaactCAGCTTAGACATACATATAGATGGGGCAGGGGTAAGTAATGAGAAGTCAAGTCaagaagacttgaaaattttattttcatatatatattattttacaCAAGATCTTGGAACTTTTAGCTCGGTTAATCCCCTTaatttccttcctccttctttctttggatCCGCAAGATGGATGATCTGGGTTCTTCTTGCTTCTGCAGATAAGAGAAAATAAGCTGCAAAATGTCTAATTTCTTGATCAATCTTTGATGTCTTGATAACAATTAAAGGATAACAAAGAGAAGGCGGGTGTTGCTTTGATCTGTCTTATCAATCAAACACGAACCCTTAAAAAGGTTGGCCGTGTGATGGAACGCCTTGCTAGGATAAAAATAGATTCATGTTCCCATCACTTCTCGCACGCTCAAAATACTCTGGGGCCCACTTTTACCGCCTCGTGGCCCCGAGCCTCATTAATGCATGTAGACGGAGTGATTTCCATATGCTTGTGAAAATTAGTAAAATCGAAAAATCCAGATATCTTTTTATAAGGAAGATGTTGCCGGCCTAGAAGTGGGTACATCTCATTGGAGTGAAAATTTCAAAGGTAATTAATGTGGTGCATGAATGGCCATGCAAATACATGTTGACTGGGACGGACATTTCACGTGCAAAATCTCATTTATTAACCGGCAAAGCAATCAAAATCCATACCCCCTTTGTTGTGTGGTCGTGGTGTGGTGGGGAGACGTTCGCATTCAAGTCTCCCCCATGGAATCCTAGGCATCCTTGACCAGGTCTTATACGTTAATCCGGAAGTTAATCAACATTAAATTTCCCATAATCCCAGAAATTGCACCAATTCTATGCTAAAAAAAACACCacactatttttctattttaagataACTGAATAGTCATTTCGTGCCGTTGTAATAGAAAGAGAGATTATTTTCATAAGCATTATTTGATGGGAGTAACTTATTTCTAACTTCTTCAAAATGTCCAATActtgtttcaatttgatatcATCTAGAGAAGAGAATAATTTCCACACGTTGAGGAATGCATGATTCTGGTTGAGGAGGCAACAGAGACTACCGGCGCACCTTCTTATTTCACTAGTAGCCCTTAAAACTTTTGTCCCTATCTACAGTATCATCCTCGAATTTCACAATCAGTTCATTTAAGTTTCATAGTTGTGATTGGACATTTTATGTGTGAGTCGAAAGAACTTAATTAGAAGAATTGAATGTATGGGACctgattaaaaatattatagCGAATTTACAGGGATAAAAGGTGGATATTTTCTTAGTCGACATGAACTAAAACCGGAAGATAataaagatggaaaaaagaaacaaagaaacgaTTTTCTCAAAGCTGTAATAACTGCTGTGCTCTTTAATGCACTCGAAGACTTGACCTCCAGCAGCTTCCGAAGTAGATCGAAAACCTAAAAACTTAGAAAAACTCTCTCTATGCTTGGTCATAGGTACAAATCTTCTGTTCTGACAATTTCTAATCGCAACTGACACAATCTCCCCTCTACCTTCGCACGTCAGGAATCCAAAGCTTTGCTTTTCTTCACGTAATTGAAGTTTTCCATCGTTGAAAAATCTCCTGCCACGCACCACGAGTGCCTTAAAGAGAAATTTGACCTAAACCCATGGAGATCCCTAACGAAATCGGGCGCGAAACATAGAGTCGATTAACAGCATCTTCTACGGTCGGAGTACTCTCGAAGGGCCGAGGCGTACCGCTCCTGGACGGAGACATGAACGGGGGAGGCGGCGATTCCGCGTGCATCTGTGAAGGATTAATCAGCTGAGTCGAAAGGTTCGAATGCTGGTGTTTTGCGGAGAAATGGTTAATTCTTGCATGCAGCTCATGAGGAGCAAGGCCGGACATTTCACGTGGGAAAAGAATCACATAAATAACAATGTCCATCCCCCCTTTCGTGTGTGGTTGCGATGTGATACATTGTATTAAAGTCTCCTCCATGGAATCCTATGCAACTACCTTCTGACCTGGAACATTGTCATTATACTAACCCATTTGtaaattatatgctaatttgaTAGTTGGCTACAATAATTAACGTAAGTAACCCgcttttaacttcttcaagAGTCGGTAGGTCTCGAGGACTATCCTGTATatattgattttgaactttcGAAATATTTGACCTATTCTATAAAATCTCCAAATTGCTTAAGGATTTGGAATCCGTTGGTTCCTACTGAGTTTAAAATTCCCTTTGCTACTATGTactttttcaaaactttttttaataagtCGATATTTTGATTATTAACACATTCAACATAAGAACATAGGCAGTTCCATGTTCATGGTTACCGGCAACATAATCATAATGCGTAATAACAATGCAAGCAAAACATAAAAGGCAAACCATGTTGCCGCTTCCACCCGTCATTCCAACATATaaaactcttgaagagaaaaagggcAACTCATACATAGGTCCGTACATATTCATTAATTCGAATACTATACAAGGTACTGCATACTTTTTCGATGAGTCATATCGTATATCCAATAAAAGATTATAGAATAGAAATGACTTTGAATCTATCTCGTACCCATTGGTTCTGAAATTTCAGAGCACAGAGATTATCTCGCGATTTGAATTGAGGTACCATGTACTTTTTTAACGAGTCATATTATGTATCAAATGCATGGCATACGGATGAATATGACTTGGGACCTACTCTTGTACCCATGGGTCCCAAAAATTTCTGAAGCATGGAGCCTATTATGTGATTTCGAATTCTTGTCCCTCCTAGGATCTcgttgggtcggtccggtcctgcATAGCGGATACCGCTGGTCTTATAATAGGTGTAAGCCGGGCCATTTTCCGAAGAAGATGCACCAAGGAATAAATCTACCAGCAACCAaacctctcttccctctctctctcaacactTTCAGTCGTACGGATCTGGAAATTCCTTTCCTACAGAAGCAGGCGCAACCTCCGCCCGCAACTCTCCTCCAACCGCGCGCCCCgatctccctctcttcttctcgccgtcgccgcccccgGCTCGACGCCGATATGGCGACCCATCTGGATCCGGAACTGGAATTCGACTCCTCCGCCACCTCGATGCTTCCCAGATTGCCGCCCCTTGAGGTGCAAGTCCGCGCTGCCGAGtgcgagggcgagggcgaggccgaggaGTGCAAGACCCCGACGTCCGAGGAGCACAGGATCCCGCCGGCCCTGACCTGCCCGGCCGCGCCGCGCAAGGCGAAGGCGAGGACGACGCCGGCGGTCCCATGCAAGAgagccccgccgccgccggatcGGCTCGAGTTCTTCGAGGCGAGGAGCCGCGGCGAGGTTGAAGGGTTCTTCAGGAGCTGTGAGGAGGCGGCCAAGCGGAGGCGTTTCTTCTGCAGGTGAGGCGCGCGGGCGCCGGTCCCGGTCGAGACGGACGGCGTTCGGACGACGAAGCGCTTCGATAATtgttctcccttcttcttcttcttctcctcttttttttttttcctcatctttggaagttctaattttttgggtGAATATAGAAATATTCTTTTGTTGTGCTGATGATGCACGTGAAatattttactcaaaattacCGAGAGTAAATTCTACATACATGgagatgattatttttttttttgttaattttgccCTAATTAATTGCCGATATTTATTAAGAGAGTTTGCGGATATCATATCATTTCCCAATCATCGGACCAGCCTCTGGATGAGTTATCTGTAAATTTTCTTGTCTCTATATTCGGATTCAGAGCGAATAGATAACACCCTAATTAAGTACGTGAAAGAATATGcatatttttgagaaattcataTACCATAAGATATATTTACTATTAAATTCGGCATCTGAGTGTCGAAAATCAAGCAATGCTCACGTCAACTGGATATCCATGATCCTATTCAATCTCAACCATCAAATCATATAAATTCATGTGAATTCCATATAAATCAACAGTTGAGATGGATTAGGCCCTATGGCTGGCTCCCGCCACCGCTCCCATTGTTCGCTTTTTGGGCTGTGAGAGGGACCCACAAGGCTTCTAAGAAAACGCCGACAAGATGTGGGATCACCCACCATCCAAAAAAACAGCAGATAATGAAAGCCcatgtttataattaaaaaataaagaaaagtgaAACTTTACACAcctataatatttaatttatcgAATTGTTTCCCTGGTTGATCTCATGTGGGCATATGCCGCTTCTTGTTACCGAAAGCGCTAATAAAGCCGAGGCAAAAAGATAccattcaaaaaacaaaaaaaatacagaGGCACATTAGAAAATCATGCACCTAATTATTGTACATCTCATAGCCATCCAGTAGGACCGAACTTATTAAATGCGTAATTGGGACAACCGATGGACTAGGATCAATGAGACAGATCATGGATATGATAATATGATCTATTGTAAATGACGAAAATTAATGAAGGTGTGTCCTTACTTTAAAGGAGAAAAATTTAGATATGTATATGTTATTTTATTCGAAACTCGTGTCTTGCCTCTGAGTTCGAATTCTCGGTTTGTCATTGTGTGTGGGCTTGAGTCATCTCGTGACGACGATGGTCGCCTCGCCTCATACATCTCGATAGCTAATTTATCTTCGGCG
This Eucalyptus grandis isolate ANBG69807.140 chromosome 7, ASM1654582v1, whole genome shotgun sequence DNA region includes the following protein-coding sequences:
- the LOC104455807 gene encoding cyclin-dependent protein kinase inhibitor SMR3, whose translation is MATHLDPELEFDSSATSMLPRLPPLEVQVRAAECEGEGEAEECKTPTSEEHRIPPALTCPAAPRKAKARTTPAVPCKRAPPPPDRLEFFEARSRGEVEGFFRSCEEAAKRRRFFCR